One uncultured Fibrobacter sp. genomic region harbors:
- a CDS encoding peptidase A26, producing MLKKWCFAVALLVFVQVSFAAWSGSSKLPKVVKSGGQDYYEISTPEELVWFLDSATVLKQYDETLRAYLKNDIVFGSDTSKLCSKKWVRNKNQSLFQGLFDGRGHTVYGLNAENSMFETIGINVGEVRNVNVANSSFGSDTTYEVGAIVDLLRGVVQNVKVTNTKVVSAYYAGGIAGRMISSDDELTAIFNSSVEGGSVTGASYVGGIVGSSRGRILGCSNSAKVIYSEKVTGRTDFSYDIYIGGIVGYAESKPGYAIEGCVNRGAVEVVTAHREVYVGGVAGYVLGSVANLQNYGDVSSKLSFNSDTTASWSIYSYVGGVIGSKHLHRYETGELRDFLNEGNVTAMVEGYLKKGEFAVGGIFGENHYVPINNALNKGSVKAYGYGGELRTYVGGVIGYEQMNSSYQGFDKLGNRGNVYAESVFRTYVGGVLGWADRPYNLNYALRRSYNYGNVTGSVADTSTIAEVLNVGGIVGCANEMMIADVYNRGSVSAKGKLSYGGSYVGGIAGSYTYADFYIQNAYSAAPSIKGDSIGGITGYINAMVSPRNTYYDGTLSNVGALGQVLYNDLVECTNCKKKTAELQSDEMVAALNTSNGETVNRKLWVRRGGYPVFTFDSLYKNDSVFFDVSEYVIPQSKIVDDTVVYVISTAAELRAFLELGSALGAKVFKVELANDIVMGRDSMHVMQRAITIDTNYQGVTMNFDGKGHTIYGLNMTRAMFYSLDTASVVQNLTIANSRFVNENGLSAAGVVIENAGCVYNVTIRNSVVRGGGAVGGLVAHNRWSGKRYAIKSRNENTAVYSDSLAGGIVGEAYGGVVSECFNSGRVSGKIAGGLVGFMDKVYNGSAGTISKSSNQGMVLAFGKDSVYAGGIAGRVRWTTLSSDLNSGLVEGSANVGVLMVGGIAGYIDSSMVVTDLGNWGRVHALSGNEIYAGGITGRMKGVIMMYNEQPNRVSGFVQSFNYGPVKVHPSNSAFAGGIAGYVTGATLQHDYNRGVIRNDAKVDYTGGIAAIADFVTIAYTYNYTDTLWGANVGALAYELSSQHTVDGFYYNSRLKVDAYKKRLVSDTSSFYRNVFAQTFEETVADHEYLSDTEWIFGECLPKLKHDTTSTCAEQAVKDFYGDSDAPYEVVFLEDVIFAGDSSGQGGEGETTPVVVVKPVAPLMLVEVSARNVSVTGLVENRPVMLLDMRGRLVATARAHGTTVNLSVSRAGRYIVRSGKQTRIVNIR from the coding sequence ATGCTTAAAAAGTGGTGCTTTGCAGTTGCCTTGCTCGTCTTTGTGCAGGTGTCTTTTGCGGCGTGGTCGGGTTCGTCCAAGTTACCGAAGGTGGTCAAGAGTGGCGGCCAGGACTACTACGAAATCTCGACTCCGGAAGAACTTGTCTGGTTCCTGGATTCGGCAACGGTGCTGAAGCAGTATGACGAAACGCTTCGAGCCTATTTGAAAAACGATATTGTTTTTGGCTCGGACACGTCGAAGCTTTGTTCAAAAAAATGGGTTCGAAATAAGAACCAGTCGCTCTTTCAGGGGCTCTTTGATGGCCGCGGGCATACCGTTTATGGCTTGAATGCAGAGAATTCCATGTTCGAAACCATCGGAATTAATGTGGGTGAAGTTCGCAACGTCAATGTGGCAAACAGCTCCTTCGGTAGCGATACGACTTATGAAGTTGGCGCCATTGTCGACTTGCTGCGCGGTGTTGTGCAGAATGTGAAAGTGACCAATACGAAGGTAGTGTCTGCTTATTATGCCGGTGGTATCGCGGGCCGCATGATTTCGTCGGACGATGAACTTACGGCCATTTTCAATAGTAGCGTCGAGGGAGGCTCTGTTACGGGGGCCTCCTATGTGGGCGGCATTGTTGGCTCTTCTAGAGGCCGCATTCTTGGCTGTTCCAATTCGGCGAAGGTCATCTATTCGGAAAAGGTGACTGGCAGAACGGATTTCTCGTATGATATTTATATTGGAGGTATCGTTGGGTACGCGGAATCGAAACCCGGCTATGCCATAGAAGGCTGTGTCAATCGCGGCGCGGTTGAAGTGGTAACGGCTCATAGGGAAGTGTATGTGGGCGGTGTCGCGGGCTATGTACTCGGCTCGGTTGCCAATTTGCAAAACTATGGCGACGTGTCGTCCAAGCTTTCTTTCAATAGCGATACGACTGCATCTTGGTCGATTTATTCTTATGTGGGTGGTGTTATTGGCAGCAAGCATCTTCATCGGTACGAAACGGGTGAACTCCGCGATTTCTTGAATGAAGGTAATGTGACTGCAATGGTCGAAGGCTACCTTAAAAAAGGCGAGTTCGCCGTTGGGGGAATCTTTGGTGAAAATCATTATGTTCCCATAAACAACGCGTTGAATAAGGGGTCGGTCAAGGCTTACGGCTACGGAGGCGAACTGCGAACGTATGTCGGTGGCGTTATCGGTTATGAACAGATGAATTCTAGTTATCAGGGATTTGACAAGTTGGGTAACCGCGGAAATGTTTATGCGGAAAGTGTATTCAGGACTTATGTAGGCGGTGTCTTGGGATGGGCGGATCGTCCGTACAACCTTAATTATGCACTGCGCCGTTCTTACAACTACGGTAATGTGACGGGTAGCGTTGCGGATACGTCGACCATTGCGGAAGTACTGAATGTGGGTGGCATTGTCGGTTGCGCAAACGAGATGATGATTGCCGATGTCTACAACCGAGGAAGTGTCTCGGCGAAGGGAAAACTCTCTTATGGCGGAAGCTACGTTGGTGGAATAGCGGGGAGCTATACTTATGCAGATTTCTATATCCAGAATGCCTATAGTGCGGCTCCTAGCATAAAGGGGGATTCCATCGGTGGTATAACGGGTTACATCAACGCCATGGTTTCTCCGCGTAACACCTATTACGACGGCACCCTTTCTAATGTGGGGGCGTTGGGTCAAGTCTTGTACAACGACCTGGTGGAATGTACGAATTGTAAGAAAAAGACTGCAGAACTGCAAAGTGACGAAATGGTGGCGGCGCTGAATACGTCGAACGGAGAAACGGTGAATAGAAAATTATGGGTACGCCGCGGTGGGTATCCGGTGTTCACGTTCGATAGCTTGTATAAGAACGATTCTGTTTTCTTTGATGTCAGTGAGTACGTGATTCCGCAATCGAAGATTGTTGATGATACGGTCGTTTATGTGATTTCTACTGCGGCGGAACTCCGGGCTTTCTTGGAATTGGGTAGTGCTCTTGGAGCGAAGGTTTTCAAGGTCGAACTTGCAAATGACATTGTGATGGGTCGCGATTCGATGCATGTAATGCAGCGTGCGATTACGATTGATACGAACTATCAAGGGGTCACGATGAACTTTGATGGCAAGGGGCATACGATCTACGGTCTGAATATGACGCGTGCCATGTTCTATTCTCTAGATACCGCTTCGGTGGTACAGAATTTGACGATTGCGAACAGCCGCTTTGTGAATGAAAATGGTCTTTCGGCGGCGGGTGTCGTTATTGAAAATGCAGGCTGTGTGTACAATGTGACTATCCGCAACAGTGTGGTGCGCGGTGGCGGCGCGGTTGGTGGACTTGTTGCCCATAACCGTTGGAGTGGAAAGCGGTATGCCATTAAGTCTAGGAATGAAAATACGGCGGTTTACTCGGATAGCCTTGCGGGAGGAATTGTCGGCGAAGCTTATGGTGGTGTAGTGAGCGAATGCTTCAATTCCGGTCGAGTGTCTGGCAAGATAGCCGGCGGTCTTGTCGGGTTTATGGATAAGGTTTATAATGGCTCAGCGGGCACCATCAGCAAGAGCTCTAACCAGGGAATGGTACTCGCGTTTGGAAAAGATTCCGTTTATGCAGGTGGTATTGCGGGCCGTGTCCGTTGGACGACCTTGAGTTCTGACTTGAATTCGGGCCTGGTGGAAGGTTCTGCAAATGTGGGTGTGCTGATGGTGGGCGGTATTGCGGGTTATATAGATTCGTCGATGGTTGTGACGGACTTGGGAAACTGGGGCCGTGTCCATGCGCTTTCGGGAAACGAAATTTATGCGGGTGGAATTACAGGTCGAATGAAGGGTGTAATCATGATGTATAACGAACAACCGAATCGCGTTAGCGGTTTTGTACAATCGTTCAATTATGGTCCCGTTAAGGTGCATCCGTCGAATAGCGCCTTTGCTGGTGGAATTGCGGGCTATGTGACGGGCGCAACACTCCAGCATGATTACAATAGGGGTGTTATCAGGAATGATGCTAAGGTGGATTATACGGGCGGAATTGCTGCGATTGCTGACTTTGTGACGATTGCGTATACCTATAACTATACGGATACCTTGTGGGGTGCAAATGTGGGAGCCCTTGCGTATGAACTTTCATCGCAGCATACGGTTGACGGTTTCTACTATAATTCTCGGCTGAAAGTCGATGCGTACAAGAAACGTCTTGTTTCGGATACGTCGAGTTTCTACAGGAATGTTTTCGCACAGACTTTTGAAGAGACCGTTGCCGACCATGAATATCTTAGCGATACGGAATGGATCTTTGGCGAATGTCTTCCCAAGTTGAAGCATGATACGACATCGACCTGCGCCGAACAGGCTGTCAAGGATTTCTATGGAGATTCCGATGCTCCGTATGAGGTGGTTTTCCTTGAAGATGTAATCTTCGCGGGTGATTCCTCGGGGCAGGGGGGCGAGGGAGAAACGACTCCTGTGGTGGTCGTGAAACCGGTGGCGCCTTTGATGCTGGTAGAGGTTTCGGCGCGGAATGTCTCTGTGACGGGTCTTGTCGAAAATCGCCCGGTGATGCTGCTCGATATGCGGGGGCGCCTGGTGGCGACTGCACGTGCCCATGGGACTACGGTGAACCTATCGGTTTCGCGGGCGGGCCGCTACATTGTCCGTAGCGGAAAACAGACAAGAATTGTAAATATCCGCTAG
- a CDS encoding Na/Pi cotransporter family protein gives MTLMILKMIGCLALLMFGMKTMSEGLQKLTGGHLRAVLGTMTKHRIGGLLTGTFVTASVQSSTATTVLTVSFVNAGLLTLSQAIPVIMGANIGTTATAWIMSIFGFQFNMSSVVWPFFALGIILSYTKKNSTKSIGEFVFGFAFMFLGLTTLRENAVAMDLAHNQAVINFFSTTGGWGIFSTLLFLLLGSILTMCVQSSAAIMAITLLLCSSGVLPIYQGIALVMGENIGTTVTSNLAALSASTQARRAALAHMLFNVFGVVWILIVFRPFVNMVCSIVGFDPTFVPHTEEEVAQAGVRVTYALSAFHTAFNLCNVLILIWFIKPMEKIICKIIREKEDGEDFKVKFISAGLMSTAELSLFEARKEINLFAARTQKMFRMVPDLLEMKDENDFVKLFARIEKYEGISDNMEIEIAKYLNQVSEGRLSPESKTNIQSMLREISEIESIGDACYNMARAINRKFRSSDDFTEEQYNRIKHMMQLCDKALTNMIDVIGDVVTADANRTLNMENEINDYRKLLKEKNIADIESQKYSYQMGVHYMDVVNDCEKLGDYVVNVVEAHTNKKFS, from the coding sequence ATGACACTTATGATTCTTAAAATGATTGGTTGCCTTGCGCTCCTCATGTTCGGCATGAAGACCATGAGCGAAGGCTTGCAGAAACTCACGGGCGGTCACCTGCGTGCTGTCCTTGGAACCATGACCAAGCACCGCATCGGAGGCCTTCTCACAGGTACCTTTGTGACAGCCTCGGTGCAGTCTTCTACCGCTACGACCGTCCTTACCGTAAGCTTCGTTAATGCTGGCCTGCTCACATTGAGTCAGGCCATTCCTGTTATCATGGGCGCAAACATCGGTACAACGGCCACGGCCTGGATCATGTCCATATTCGGGTTCCAGTTCAACATGAGCTCGGTGGTGTGGCCCTTCTTCGCCCTCGGCATCATCCTTTCTTACACCAAGAAGAACTCGACCAAGAGCATCGGCGAATTCGTGTTCGGTTTCGCGTTCATGTTCCTGGGCCTTACCACGCTGCGCGAAAATGCGGTGGCGATGGACTTGGCCCACAATCAGGCGGTCATCAACTTCTTTTCGACGACCGGCGGTTGGGGTATCTTCAGCACACTCCTGTTCTTGCTGTTGGGTAGCATCCTTACCATGTGCGTGCAGTCGTCTGCCGCCATCATGGCGATTACGCTCTTGCTCTGCAGTAGCGGCGTGCTTCCGATATATCAGGGCATTGCGCTTGTGATGGGTGAAAACATCGGAACGACTGTTACTTCGAACCTCGCGGCCCTTTCGGCAAGTACGCAGGCGAGACGTGCGGCCTTGGCCCACATGCTGTTCAACGTGTTCGGCGTGGTGTGGATTCTGATTGTATTCCGCCCGTTCGTGAACATGGTGTGTAGCATTGTAGGGTTCGACCCGACGTTCGTGCCGCATACCGAAGAAGAAGTTGCGCAGGCGGGTGTTCGTGTGACTTACGCGCTTTCTGCCTTCCATACGGCATTCAACCTCTGCAACGTGCTTATCCTCATCTGGTTCATTAAGCCGATGGAAAAAATCATCTGCAAGATTATCCGCGAAAAGGAAGATGGCGAAGATTTCAAGGTCAAGTTTATCAGTGCGGGCCTTATGAGTACCGCAGAACTTTCGCTTTTCGAAGCCCGTAAGGAAATCAACCTGTTTGCAGCCCGCACGCAGAAAATGTTCCGCATGGTGCCTGACCTGCTCGAGATGAAGGATGAAAACGATTTCGTGAAGCTCTTTGCCCGCATCGAGAAGTACGAAGGCATCAGCGACAACATGGAAATCGAAATTGCCAAGTACCTGAACCAGGTTTCCGAAGGCCGCTTGAGCCCCGAAAGTAAGACGAATATCCAGTCGATGCTCCGCGAAATTTCTGAAATCGAAAGTATCGGCGACGCTTGCTACAATATGGCCCGCGCCATCAACCGCAAGTTTAGAAGTTCCGACGACTTTACCGAAGAACAGTACAACCGCATCAAGCACATGATGCAGCTGTGCGACAAGGCGCTTACAAATATGATTGATGTCATTGGCGATGTGGTAACTGCTGACGCAAACCGTACGCTGAATATGGAGAACGAAATCAACGATTATCGCAAGCTCCTCAAGGAGAAAAACATTGCCGATATCGAATCGCAAAAGTACAGCTACCAGATGGGCGTGCACTACATGGATGTGGTGAACGACTGCGAAAAGCTCGGCGACTACGTGGTGAACGTGGTAGAAGCTCACACGAACAAGAAATTCTCGTAG
- the glmS gene encoding glutamine--fructose-6-phosphate transaminase (isomerizing) — MCGIVGYIGQNEALPILVGGLKKLEYRGYDSSGVALIEDGKIETVRASGKIAALEAKLKDKPLHGHIGIAHTRWATHGAPTEQNAHPHQSFDGNISIVHNGIIENYAILKKKLQAEGVEFKSETDTEVVAHLIAHYYKGNLKEAVLKAIALIEGTFGLAVICKSEPGTLIGARRGSPLILGIGQNEFYLASDVSAIIMHTQKVVYLDDNDIVEIKENGYNLLNTHSQPVQHEVQDVEFDADSIAKGGFAHFMLKEIFEQPEVLRNTMRGRLLYAEGNAKLAGLDTNIKELRNINRIIITACGTSYYAGMVGEYMIEDLAGVPVEVEYASEFRYRNPIIKPGTLVLAISQSGETADTLAALKEAQQKGATALAICNGVGSTIARTSDGGVYLHAGPEIGVASTKAFTSQVTVLAMIALLLGRQRRLSFEAGSDIVKAMQELPELVEKTLQLSDQIAGIAQKYVKANNFLYLGRHFNYPVAMEGALKLKEISYIHAEGYPAAEMKHGPIALIDENMPVVVIAPKDALFDKVISNVREIKARGGKVIAISTDDCHPLDEIADHLIKVPKTTPMLMPIVTCVPLQLLAYHIAVLRGNDVDQPRNLAKSVTVE; from the coding sequence ATGTGCGGAATTGTCGGATATATCGGCCAGAACGAAGCTCTACCCATCTTGGTCGGCGGTCTTAAAAAACTGGAATATCGTGGCTACGACAGCTCGGGCGTCGCCCTGATTGAAGACGGGAAAATTGAAACCGTCCGTGCCTCCGGAAAGATTGCAGCTCTCGAAGCCAAGCTCAAGGACAAGCCTCTCCACGGCCATATCGGCATCGCCCACACCCGCTGGGCAACCCATGGCGCCCCGACCGAACAGAACGCCCACCCGCACCAGAGCTTTGACGGCAACATTTCGATTGTGCACAACGGCATTATCGAAAACTATGCCATCCTGAAAAAGAAATTACAGGCCGAAGGAGTCGAATTCAAGTCCGAAACCGACACCGAAGTCGTCGCCCACCTGATTGCACACTACTACAAGGGTAACCTGAAGGAAGCCGTACTCAAGGCCATTGCGCTCATCGAAGGGACCTTCGGCCTTGCCGTTATTTGCAAGAGCGAACCCGGCACCCTCATCGGCGCCCGCCGCGGCTCTCCGCTTATTTTGGGCATCGGCCAGAACGAATTCTACCTCGCCTCCGACGTTTCGGCCATCATCATGCACACGCAGAAAGTGGTGTACCTCGACGACAACGACATCGTCGAAATCAAGGAAAACGGCTACAATCTGCTGAACACGCATAGCCAGCCGGTGCAGCACGAAGTGCAGGACGTGGAATTCGATGCAGACTCCATTGCGAAGGGTGGTTTTGCGCATTTCATGCTCAAGGAAATTTTCGAGCAGCCCGAAGTGCTCCGCAACACGATGCGCGGACGCCTGCTGTACGCCGAAGGCAATGCCAAGCTTGCAGGCCTCGACACCAACATCAAGGAACTCCGCAACATTAACCGAATCATCATTACCGCCTGCGGTACCAGCTACTACGCCGGTATGGTCGGCGAATACATGATCGAGGACTTGGCTGGCGTTCCTGTCGAAGTCGAATATGCCTCGGAATTCCGTTACCGTAACCCGATTATCAAGCCGGGTACGCTCGTTCTTGCCATTAGCCAGTCCGGCGAAACCGCCGACACCCTGGCCGCCCTCAAGGAAGCCCAGCAGAAGGGTGCTACCGCACTCGCCATTTGTAACGGCGTGGGTTCTACCATCGCCCGTACGAGCGACGGCGGCGTTTACCTGCACGCAGGCCCCGAAATCGGCGTGGCAAGTACCAAGGCATTCACAAGTCAGGTGACCGTGCTCGCCATGATTGCGCTTTTGCTCGGTCGCCAGCGCAGACTTTCGTTCGAAGCCGGTTCCGACATCGTGAAAGCAATGCAGGAACTCCCCGAACTAGTTGAAAAGACTTTGCAGCTGAGCGACCAGATCGCAGGCATCGCCCAGAAGTACGTGAAGGCAAACAACTTCCTTTACCTGGGACGCCACTTCAACTACCCCGTCGCCATGGAAGGCGCACTGAAGCTCAAGGAAATCAGCTACATTCACGCCGAAGGCTACCCCGCCGCCGAAATGAAGCACGGCCCGATCGCCTTGATCGACGAAAATATGCCGGTCGTGGTGATTGCCCCGAAGGATGCCCTGTTCGACAAGGTCATCAGCAACGTACGTGAAATCAAGGCTCGCGGCGGCAAGGTCATCGCCATTTCTACCGACGACTGCCACCCGCTCGACGAAATTGCCGACCACCTTATCAAGGTACCGAAGACGACCCCGATGCTCATGCCGATTGTCACCTGCGTACCGTTGCAGCTGCTCGCCTACCACATCGCCGTGCTTCGCGGAAACGACGTGGACCAGCCACGCAACCTCGCGAAGAGCGTGACCGTCGAATAA
- the ispF gene encoding 2-C-methyl-D-erythritol 2,4-cyclodiphosphate synthase yields the protein MDKIYRSGIGFDVHKLVEGRKCIIGGVDIPYEKGLLGHSDADVLLHAISDALLGAAGLGDIGTYFPDTDPAFKGADSLELLRKVGEEVKKAGYEIINIDSIVMCERPKVNPHKDQMKANIARVLGLDVKQIGIKGTTTEKLGFTGRGEGIASQAIAMVRSL from the coding sequence ATGGACAAGATTTATCGCTCGGGTATCGGTTTTGACGTTCACAAGTTGGTGGAAGGTCGCAAGTGCATTATCGGTGGGGTCGATATTCCCTACGAAAAGGGCCTGCTCGGCCATAGCGATGCCGACGTGTTGCTGCATGCCATTAGCGACGCCTTGCTTGGTGCCGCGGGCCTCGGCGATATCGGAACGTACTTCCCGGATACTGACCCTGCCTTCAAGGGTGCCGATAGCCTGGAACTCTTGCGCAAGGTCGGCGAAGAAGTCAAGAAGGCTGGCTACGAAATTATCAATATCGATAGCATCGTGATGTGCGAACGCCCGAAGGTGAACCCGCACAAGGACCAGATGAAGGCGAACATCGCCCGTGTGCTTGGCCTCGACGTGAAGCAGATTGGCATCAAGGGAACGACTACCGAAAAACTCGGCTTTACCGGTCGCGGCGAAGGAATCGCCTCCCAGGCCATCGCCATGGTCCGTAGCCTTTAG
- a CDS encoding DUF3298 domain-containing protein translates to MKNFSFILFLLWVTSACAGEFSDSVAVKRWTAGASCNHHLTYLAIDYPVGGAASVVEPIRDWMDSVVSCNGRIRKGENPARICLECAAKDDERLKADFDVDDASLLGNGYDSTWIVYKSQTKSTVIYMVESTGYELVAAHGWRNFPTYVFLKGESRPLEYNDVFAFPKSVMIRYVRELARTEPSNQHDCGVKQGFSDFDWIFPTSKGLGFQWHTYAVNCGACGNVVLVLPYERFRGMFTKKFYELLPEFGADTN, encoded by the coding sequence GTGAAAAACTTTTCTTTTATTCTGTTCCTTCTGTGGGTGACGTCTGCTTGTGCCGGCGAATTTAGCGATTCTGTTGCCGTGAAACGGTGGACTGCGGGGGCTAGCTGCAATCATCATTTGACGTACTTGGCTATTGATTATCCTGTGGGCGGTGCGGCTTCTGTCGTGGAACCGATTCGCGACTGGATGGATTCCGTGGTGTCCTGTAACGGTCGAATTCGAAAAGGCGAAAATCCGGCAAGGATCTGCCTGGAGTGCGCCGCCAAGGATGACGAACGCCTGAAAGCCGATTTCGACGTTGATGACGCCTCTTTGCTGGGGAATGGTTATGACTCGACCTGGATTGTCTATAAGTCCCAGACAAAGAGTACGGTGATATATATGGTCGAGTCTACGGGTTATGAATTGGTGGCCGCCCACGGTTGGCGCAATTTCCCGACGTATGTTTTTTTGAAGGGGGAGTCGCGTCCTTTGGAATATAACGATGTTTTTGCGTTTCCTAAGAGTGTGATGATTCGCTATGTAAGGGAATTGGCCCGGACGGAGCCGAGCAATCAGCACGATTGCGGCGTAAAACAGGGCTTTTCTGATTTTGACTGGATTTTCCCGACTTCGAAGGGGCTGGGCTTTCAGTGGCATACCTATGCGGTCAACTGTGGTGCGTGTGGCAATGTGGTGCTAGTGTTGCCTTATGAGCGGTTCCGCGGAATGTTTACGAAAAAATTCTATGAATTGTTGCCGGAATTCGGGGCCGATACGAACTGA
- a CDS encoding magnesium transporter CorA family protein, protein MLKKYYRIESGRLASAPNEDAADIVMMGSLSQEQRSVLVKEYEITEHTIASAFDSDELSRIEYDDDFTTIVFKKPKNYSASDNFQFRVESFGIFIFKDWVLLLTDSDIPVMDEKRFSKIDSLNTFVLRVLSYAIFHFNEHLKIINRINDELEQKLRTAMENKYLLSMFSLNKGLIYYVSALNSNDTLLKKLQIGRSLNWSESERELLDDIVIENRQSLQQAEIYANILTSMMDARASVISNNVNTLMKNLTIVTISISLPTFFASLFGMNVKLPFGMNGDATVGSPMAFWLIIAVCILSVLVFMAFWMRRK, encoded by the coding sequence ATGCTCAAGAAGTACTACAGGATCGAATCGGGTCGCCTCGCTAGCGCCCCGAACGAAGATGCAGCCGACATCGTGATGATGGGTTCATTGAGCCAAGAGCAACGTAGTGTGCTCGTTAAAGAGTACGAAATCACTGAACATACCATAGCCTCCGCTTTCGACTCGGACGAACTTTCCCGTATCGAGTACGACGACGACTTTACGACCATCGTGTTTAAGAAGCCGAAGAACTATTCCGCGAGCGACAACTTCCAGTTCCGCGTGGAATCTTTCGGTATATTTATCTTCAAGGACTGGGTGCTTTTGCTCACCGACTCCGACATTCCGGTAATGGACGAAAAGCGATTTTCGAAAATTGACAGCCTGAACACCTTTGTGCTTCGCGTGTTGAGCTATGCCATTTTCCACTTTAACGAACACTTGAAGATTATCAACCGCATCAACGACGAGCTGGAACAGAAACTGCGTACGGCCATGGAAAACAAGTACCTGCTTTCGATGTTCAGCTTGAATAAGGGCTTGATTTACTATGTAAGCGCCCTGAACAGTAACGATACGCTCCTTAAAAAGTTGCAGATTGGCCGCAGCCTCAACTGGTCCGAAAGCGAACGGGAACTCCTGGACGATATCGTGATTGAAAACCGCCAGAGTCTGCAACAGGCTGAAATCTACGCCAACATTTTGACGTCCATGATGGATGCCCGCGCAAGCGTCATCAGCAACAACGTGAACACGCTGATGAAAAACCTCACCATCGTGACGATTTCTATTTCGCTCCCGACGTTCTTCGCAAGCTTGTTCGGCATGAACGTGAAGCTGCCCTTTGGCATGAACGGCGACGCAACGGTCGGTTCGCCGATGGCCTTCTGGCTGATTATCGCGGTATGTATTCTCTCGGTGCTTGTATTTATGGCCTTCTGGATGCGCCGCAAGTAG
- a CDS encoding M23 family metallopeptidase: MNRFVFLVLSAFLALSLFGCNEEEKIQNLKAEGDRLRAKIDSLSAAIDQVQTLPGNWNVQNDTVRAGDGLFQVLVRMQINERERGKIVLALQDSVELSKLRVGQVFYAALDSAGSVQKFRYAPNPATVHMLSRTDSGYVYKLIEKPVTRRQSIFEGALTEGSTLNGTLFRVGIPGRMVGIVSGVLQCKVAFPLARAGDKFRILLEETFYQDSIWISGKVVYAEFDGRIVGHHEAFRYEDPDPKSSFNAHYTEKGEALVYDGLRYPLDRLHVTSPFGSRIHPITGQRKTHYGIDYGSPTGTPVYAVAEGIVTVSGFDQFSGNKIAIRHRDNSESWYMHLSARGVGVGAKVSARQCIGRVGSTGRSTGPHLHLGFKNEKGAWINPASKTMIAAPKLEGERLARLHKEVAEIRSQIEATLAAPAVKANDTTDVMVRMRNL; the protein is encoded by the coding sequence GTGAACCGTTTCGTGTTTTTAGTCTTGTCCGCGTTTTTGGCGTTGTCTCTATTCGGTTGTAATGAAGAGGAAAAGATTCAGAATCTAAAAGCGGAGGGCGATCGGCTTCGCGCAAAAATTGATTCGCTTTCCGCGGCTATCGACCAAGTTCAAACGCTTCCCGGCAACTGGAACGTGCAAAACGATACGGTCCGTGCGGGTGACGGCCTTTTTCAGGTGCTTGTCCGCATGCAGATTAATGAACGCGAACGCGGAAAGATTGTGCTTGCCTTGCAGGATAGCGTGGAACTTTCGAAGCTTCGCGTGGGGCAGGTGTTCTACGCCGCTCTCGATTCGGCGGGGAGTGTCCAGAAGTTCCGTTATGCCCCGAACCCGGCAACGGTCCACATGCTTAGCCGTACCGATTCGGGTTATGTCTATAAGCTGATCGAAAAGCCGGTGACTCGTCGCCAGTCCATTTTTGAAGGAGCGCTTACCGAAGGTAGCACCCTGAACGGAACCCTTTTCAGGGTGGGTATTCCCGGCCGTATGGTGGGAATCGTGAGTGGGGTGCTCCAGTGCAAGGTGGCTTTCCCCTTGGCCCGTGCCGGCGACAAGTTCCGCATCCTCCTCGAAGAGACCTTCTACCAGGATTCCATCTGGATTTCCGGAAAGGTCGTCTATGCGGAATTCGATGGACGTATCGTCGGCCACCACGAGGCTTTCCGCTACGAAGATCCGGATCCAAAGAGTTCCTTTAACGCCCATTACACCGAAAAGGGCGAGGCCTTGGTTTACGATGGTCTCCGCTATCCTCTCGACCGCCTGCATGTCACGAGCCCGTTCGGTAGCCGCATCCATCCGATTACCGGCCAGCGCAAGACACATTATGGTATCGACTACGGTAGTCCTACGGGCACTCCCGTTTACGCCGTCGCCGAAGGTATCGTCACCGTTTCCGGTTTCGACCAGTTCAGCGGCAACAAGATTGCCATTCGCCACAGGGACAATTCCGAAAGCTGGTACATGCACCTTTCTGCCCGCGGGGTAGGTGTCGGTGCAAAGGTTTCTGCCCGTCAGTGCATTGGCCGCGTGGGCTCCACTGGCCGCAGCACCGGTCCGCATCTGCATCTTGGCTTCAAGAACGAAAAAGGCGCCTGGATCAATCCGGCGTCCAAGACGATGATTGCCGCCCCGAAGCTCGAAGGCGAACGCCTGGCCCGCCTGCATAAGGAAGTGGCTGAAATCCGCTCGCAAATAGAGGCGACTCTCGCCGCCCCCGCCGTAAAGGCAAACGACACCACCGATGTGATGGTGCGTATGCGAAATCTTTAG